In a single window of the Colius striatus isolate bColStr4 chromosome 21, bColStr4.1.hap1, whole genome shotgun sequence genome:
- the LOC133627489 gene encoding fas-binding factor 1 homolog, with product MRRRRELQRAVCDVQGCVSWGCCCPGHPAASTGAPQQAAALQDTASADSSGQPVPWLSTTKGASAQASEAEKEDPSGDTSALASTALLPGEQEVQGPVPLAQVPTPRTRLQAAPQLQAESSGLGLLHERRPGHGTAQLCEDASGCRAALVSAQARVAELESQVQMLEVERTQQRLLLESLQQQHQKNLDLLESPYRRQMKVLEESHGRQEERLRQELEQLRAQLLSQSQDAEQAQAELRAQHQQQLAALEQQHTLEVKRLQELQRTSIQELRQDYDEQLRRLRRLKDQEVDAVTSATSHTRSLNGVIERMEKFSSDLHELWHKVEAKHHSTSQELATWAQQLRVLQDRMLQQQKDMEEEQRRHQDVIAKVEARLSEQCQQLEQERCRALAEQCQVGSLQRSLEERQQVLSQQLSKERAELERAKSTFLAEQQLVVQKCSEEYQKLATEWAELRAQQQQSRELAELKAKEEQLEKARELQDKAWQKLRLEKERVKVAAQRVRQQEEKVQSRAKLSSQKDKRGQRVLQKACRGECEHPRRLQAMQQRLKQLRQQEQHLQEEWLSTALKRRQLEERCEELPNNPMMLLTADQDLGAPVNGLSSTLFPLTTAAPQSWGLVAEPPAPVRVLPQHSPGAGRDTLATASGTELIDATLLLLKFRAQQDHDFLENEEFYLESLTKSSYHTSARSRGWWSAHLTPAKLQPRLHQLVTKKPKLS from the exons ATGAGGCGCAGAAGGGAATTGCAGAGAGCCGTGTGtgatgtgcagggctgtgttagctggggctgctgctgtccgGG TCATCCAGCCGCCTCCACAGGAGccccacagcaggcagctgccctgcaggacacagccagTGCAGACAGCTCTGG GCAGCCGGTGCCCTGGCTCAGCACCACGAAAGGAGCCTCAGCTCAGGCGTCGGAGGCTGAGAAGGAGGATCCCTCCGGAGACACCAGCGCCCTGG CCTCTACAGCCTTATtgccaggagagcaggaggtgcAGGGCCCTGTCCCACTTGCTCAG gttCCCACGCCCAGGACACGTCTCcaggctgccccacagctgcag GCAGAGTCCTCAGGCCTGGGCTTGCTGCATGAGAGGAGGCCGGGGCATGGCACTGCCCAGCTCTGTGAGGATGCATCAGGCTGCCGGGCAGCTCTGGTCAGCGCCCAGGCCCgtgtggcagagctggagagccAG GTCCAGATGCTGGAGGTGGAGCGGACGCAGCAGAGGCTGTTGCTGGAgagtctccagcagcagcaccagaagAACCTGGATCTTCTCGAGAGCCCCTACAG GCGGCAAATGAAGGTGTTGGAGGAGAGCCACGGGcggcaggaggagaggctgcggcaggagctggagcagctgagggctcaGCTGCTGTCGCAGAGCCAGGACGCGGAGCAGGCGCAGGCAGAGCTGcgggcacagcaccagcagcagctggcagcactggagcagcagcacacgctggagGTGAAGCGGCTGCAAGAGCTGCAGAG GACGTCCATCCAGGAGCTGCGCCAGGACTACGACGAGCAgctgcggcggctgcggcgACTGAAGGATCAGGAGGTGGATGCGGTGACCAGTGCCACGTCACACACCAG GTCTCTGAACGGCGTCATCGAGCGGATGGAGAAGTTCTCCAGTGATCTGCACGAGCTCTGGCACAAGGTGGAGGCCAAGCACCACAGCACCTCCCAGGAGCTGGCCACGtgggcacagcagctcaggg TGCTCCAAGACAGGatgttgcagcagcagaaggacatggaggaggAACAGAGACGACACCAGGACGTGATTGCTAAAGTGGAGGCCAGGCTGAGCGAGCAGtgtcagcagctggagcag GAGCGCTGCAGGGCGCTGGCGGAGCAGTGCCAAGTGGGATCTCTGCAGCGCTCGCTGGAGGAGCGGCAGCAAGtcctgagccagcagctctccaaggagcgagcagagctggagagggcCAAG AGCACTTTTCTGGCGGAGCAGCAGTTGGTGGTGCAGAAGTGCTCAGAGGAGTACCAGAAGCTGGCGACTGAGTGGGCTGAACTtcgtgcccagcagcagcagagcagg gagctggcagagctgaaagccaaggaggagcagctggagaaggccagagagctgcaggatAAGGCCTGGCagaagctgaggctggagaaggagagggtgaaggTGGCTGCGCAGCGCGTCCggcagcaggaagagaaggtgcagagcagggccaag CTCTCATCCCAGAAGGACAAGAGGGGGCAGCGAGTGCTGCAGAAGGCTTGCAGGGGGGAGTGTGAGCACCCAAGGAGGCTGCAGGCCATGCAGCAGCGCttgaagcagctgaggcagcaggaaCAGCACCTGCAGGAG gagtgGCTGAGCACGGCTCTGAAGAGGAGACAGCTAGAAGAgcgatgtgaggagctgcccaaCAACCCCATGATGCTGCTGACTGCAGACCAGGACCTCGGTGCCCCTGTGAACGGCCTCTCCAGCACACTGT TTCCCCTGACAACAGCGGCACCACAGAGCTGGGGTCTTGTTGCAGAGCCTCCAGCTCCTGTCAGGGtgctccctcagcacagccctggggctggcagggacacCCTGGCCACAGCCAGCGGCACCGAGCTCATTGAcgccacactgctgctgctgaagttcagGGCCCAGCAG GACCATGATTTCTTAGAGAATGAGGAGTTCTACCTGGAGAGTCTGACAAAATCATCCTATCACACGTCAGCTCGGTCACGAGGATGGTGGTCAGCACATCTCACACCAGCAAAACTGCAGCCACGTCTCCACCAACTGGTGACAAAGAAACCCAAGCTTTCTTAG